From a single Nicotiana tomentosiformis chromosome 2, ASM39032v3, whole genome shotgun sequence genomic region:
- the LOC104096472 gene encoding L-type lectin-domain containing receptor kinase VIII.1-like, protein MKSIPAYSNILVWFILFFCFCSSNKSAFAITEFDFGTLTLSNLKLLGDAHLGDNNSVQLTRDLAVPNSGAGKALYSKPVRLRQPGLDFPASFSTFFSFSVTNLNPSSIGGGLAFVLTPNDESVGDAGGYMGILDSKGTQSGTISVEFDTLMDVEFKDINGNHVGLDLNSMVSTQVGDLESIGVDLKSGDIVNSWIEYSGSTGELNVFVSYSNLKPKEPFLSVVLNIAEYVNDFMFVGFSGSTQGSTEIHSIEWWSFSSSFDASPKSAAAAVPPPPTASLMNPTADSVTSRPPSMAPSESNSSASIMQDKSSGKCHSNFCKQGPGAIVGVVTASAFFLAFATLVLIWLYTKKFKKVKNSEFLASDVIKMPKEFSYKELKLATKGFDSMRIIGHGAFGTVYKGILSDNGGIVAVKRCSHNGQGKAEFLSELSIIGTLRHRNLVKLQGWCHEKGEILLVYDLMPNGSLDKALFESRMILPWLHRRKILLGVASALAYLHQECENQVIHRDIKSSNIMLDEGFNARLGDFGLARQVEHDKSPDATVAAGTMGYLAPEYLLTGRATEKTDVFSYGAVVLEVASGRRPIERETTRVEKVGVNSNLVEWVWGLYREGNLLMAADSRLCGEFDEAEMRRVLMVGLACSHPDPMVRPTMRSVVQMLVGETEVPIVPRTKPSMSFSTSHLLMTLQDSVSDLNGMITLSTSSSENSFTGVGNGMDLV, encoded by the coding sequence ATGAAGTCAATTCCTGCATATAGCAACATTCTTGTATGGTTCATACTATTCTTCTGTTTTTGCAGTAGTAATAAGTCAGCATTTGCTATCACTGAGTTTGACTTTGGAACATTAACACTGAGTAATTTGAAGCTTCTTGGAGATGCACATTTGGGTGACAACAACAGTGTTCAGTTAACACGTGATCTTGCCGTGCCAAATTCCGGCGCCGGAAAAGCTTTATATTCAAAACCAGTAAGACTCCGGCAGCCGGGGCTTGATTTTCCGGCGAGTTTCTCTACATTCTTTTCATTTTCAGTGACTAATTTGAACCCATCTTCTATTGGTGGTGGTCTTGCTTTTGTACTCACGCCTAATGATGAGTCAGTAGGTGATGCTGGTGGGTATATGGGAATCTTGGATTCTAAAGGCACACAAAGTGGTACAATTTCAGTTGAATTTGATACCCTTATGGATGTTGAGTTTAAAGATATTAATGGAAATCATGTTGGTTTGGATCTGAATTCAATGGTTTCAACTCAAGTTGGTGATTTAGAATCTATTGGTGTTGATCTCAAGAGTGGTGATATAGTCAATTCTTGGATTGAATATTCTGGTTCTACTGGAGAGTTGAATGTGTTTGTATCATACTCTAATTTAAAGCCAAAAGAACCATTTCTATCTGTTGTTTTGAATATTGCTGAGTATGTAAATGATTTCATGTTTGTTGGGTTTTCTGGTTCAACTCAAGGGAGTACTGAGATTCATAGTATTGAGTGGTGGAGTTTTAGTTCATCATTTGATGCAAGTCCTAAGTCGGCGGCCGCGGCTGTGCCACCTCCGCCAACGGCTAGTTTGATGAATCCCACGGCGGATTCCGTCACGTCGCGGCCGCCTTCTATGGCTCCTTCAGAGTCTAATAGTAGTGCAAGTATAATGCAAGATAAGAGCAGTGGGAAATGTCATAGCAATTTTTGTAAACAAGGTCCTGGAGCTATTGTTGGTGTGGTGACTGCTAGTGCATTTTTTCTTGCATTTGCTACATTGGTACTTATATGGTTATACACCAAAAAGTtcaagaaagtgaaaaattctGAATTTTTGGCATCTGATGTTATCAAAATGCCTAAGGAGTTTAGCTACAAAGAGCTTAAATTGGCTACAAAAGGCTTTGATTCGATGAGGATTATAGGCCATGGCGCATTTGGGACAGTTTACAAGGGCATTTTATCGGACAATGGTGGCATTGTGGCAGTCAAGAGATGTAGTCATAACGGACAAGGGAAAGCGGAGTTCTTATCTGAATTATCTATAATTGGAACACTTAGGCACAGAAATCTTGTTAAACTTCAAGGATGGTGCCATGAGAAAGGTGAAATTTTATTAGTGTATGATCTTATGCCTAATGGGAGTCTTGATAAGGCATTATTTGAATCAAGAATGATTCTACCTTGGCTACATAGGAGGAAAATTTTGCTAGGTGTTGCTTCAGCCTTGGCATATTTACATCAAGAATGTGAAAATCAGGTGATTCATAGGGATATAAAGAGTAGTAACATTATGTTAGATGAAGGGTTCAATGCAagattaggtgattttggattagCAAGACAAGTTGAACATGATAAGTCCCCCGATGCAACGGTAGCAGCCGGGACAATGGGCTACTTGGCTCCTGAATACTTGTTAACCGGAAGAGCAACCGAGAAAACTGATGTTTTTAGCTATGGAGCAGTGGTTCTTGAAGTGGCAAGTGGAAGGAGGCCAATTGAGAGGGAAACAACAAGAGTTGAGAAAGTTGGAGTGAATAGTAACTTGGTTGAATGGGTTTGGGGGTTGTATAGAGAAGGGAATTTGCTAATGGCAGCTGATTCAAGACTTTGTGGTGAGTTTGATGAAGCAGAGATGAGAAGGGTTCTAATGGTTGGGTTAGCTTGTTCACATCCTGACCCTATGGTTAGACCAACAATGAGAAGTGTGGTCCAAATGCTAGTTGGTGAAACTGAAGTTCCCATTGTCCCAAGAACTAAGCCTTCTATGAGTTTCAGCACATCACATCTCCTAATGACTTTGCAAGATAGTGTTTCTGATTTGAATGGTATGATCACACTTTCAACTTCATCATCTGAAAACAGTTTCACTGGTGTTGGCAATGGCATGGACTTGGTCTAA
- the LOC104096474 gene encoding cell number regulator 8-like, with amino-acid sequence MANNMEESSPFLPRQKSEMTNNELKSTKLNSSTPAPPVAAEPVKPTVSAAVPMGWTANGLPMGHGAVVGEPIMRRAQWESGLCSCFGKNDEFVSSDLEVCLLGTLAPCVLYGSNAERIGSAPGSFSNHCLPYTGLYLIGQSFFGWNCMAPWFSYPSRTALRQKFNLEGNCEAVTRSCGCYGGFVEDEERREQCESTCDFATHIFCHPCALCQEGRELRRRLPHPGFNAKPVLVMLPPGEQSMGR; translated from the exons ATGGCCAATAATATGGAAGAATCAAGCCCATTTTTACCCAGGCAAAAATCTGAGATGACAAACAATGAATTGAAGTCGACCAAGCTCAATTCTTCAACCCCAGCTCCTCCGGTTGCGGCGGAGCCGGTTAAACCGACGGTTTCAGCTGCTGTTCCGATGGGATGGACGGCTAATGGGTTACCTATGGGCCACGGGGCGGTGGTGGGGGAGCCCATTATGCGTAGGGCCCAATGGGAATCCGGTCTTTGTTCTTGTTTTGGGAAGAATGATGAATTCGTCAGCAGCGATCTTGAAGTTT GTCTGTTAGGAACTCTGGCACCATGTGTGCTCTATGGGAGCAATGCCGAGAGAATTGGGTCTGCTCCTGGAAGTTTTTCCAATCACTGCTTGCCTTACACTGGTCTATACCTGATTGGACAGTCTTTTTTCGGCTGGAACTGCATGGCACCCTGGTTTTCATATCCCAGCCGTACCGCTCTCCGGCAGAAGTTTAATCTGGAG GGTAACTGTGAGGCAGTCACCAGATCATGTGGGTGCTATGGGGGCTTTGTTGAGGATGAGGAACGACGCGAACAATGTGAGTCAACTTGTGACTTTGCAACTCATATCTTCTGCCACCCTTGTGCTCTTTGCCAGGAAGGTCGTGAACTTCGTCGTAGGCTCCCTCATCCTGGGTTCAATGCCAAACCAGTCCTCGTTATGCTTCCCCCTGGGGAGCAGAGCATGGGTCGCTGA
- the LOC104096473 gene encoding DNA-binding protein S1FA-like: MDYEGDPPPSFDPMKNMTKDVEVQGFNPGLMVLIVVGGLLLAFLVGNYLLYMYAQKTLPPKKKKPVSKKKLKRERLKQGVSAPGE, translated from the exons ATGGATTACGAAGGAGATCCTCCTCCGTCTTTTGATCCCATG AAAAATATGACCAAAGATGTTGAAGTTCAAGGATTCAACCCAGGATTGATGGTCTTAATTGTTGTTGGCGGGCTCTTACTGGCGTTCCTTGTTGGGAACTATTTACTTTACATGTATGCACAGAAAACACTTCCTCCAAAGAAAAAGAAGCCAGTTTCCAAGAAGAAACTAAAGAGGGAGAGACTGAAGCAAGGTGTTTCAGCACCTGGTGAATAG